TATATAACAATCTTCGTCCACATTGTAGTCTTGATTTATGCACTCCGAAACAGGTGCACTTAAATCAAAATATAAACTACAAATCGTACCGAAGAAATAAAAACAAACTGGAATTGTTAACCCTTTAAATACACAAAAAAAGGTCAACCTATTTCAGGACGATACAACTGAATGCAAAAAGAAATAGTAAGAGACACAATTGTAAAAGTAATAGAGAAAACAATTCAACCAATTTCTGACAACTCTGAAATTTACAAAGAGATAATTAATTCTCAAAGTCAGACATATAATCTGATAATCGTGGTTTTTCTTGGAATAATTGCATTGTTCGCAGGAGCAACTTGGCTTTATAATAAGAAAATTGTAAAAGCCGAAATTATTAAAGAAACTGATAAAGTATTTAAAAAAGAGAAAGACAAATTAATAAAACAATTTAAAACGGAATTTGAAGGGGAATTAAATTTTGTAAAAGGAGAAAGCGCAAGACTATTTGCAAATAGCATTGATGGAACTGATCCAGGAGATTATTCGAATAAGTATTATTGGTGGATGCAATGTGTTAAATATTATAAAGCTATAGATAAAGGGAAAGGCGTGAGAATATCTGTAGAAAATGCATTACATTCTTTAACAAAGGCTATTGAAACGAAAGAAGAGTCAAAAAAGTATATTATAAAAACGTATCCTGAATTAGATGAAAATTTTTATGATATAATTAAAATCATTCCTAACGAATTAGATAAAGAGAAGTCTGAAATTAAAGAACTTACTGAAGAATTACTTAAATAACTTTTGCTAACACCGTATAAAAATAATTGCGGTTTAGTGCTTAATCAAAAGGTCGTTGCGTGTTTGTAACGTCTGATTTTCCTTCGGAAAATCCTCGCATACAAACCCGCAACTATTCTTATACATAAACGTTAACTTTAATGGTATAAAAATTCTTTGAAAAAGTTTATGAATCAGCTGGTTCAGTAGCAATAAGAATCATTTTTATTCTTTGATAAATTTCTTTAGAAACTGACTTTAAACTTTCATAGCTTGGAAGCTCAGTAGCTTTCTGTAAATTTCATTTCATATTAATGTTTTCATAATCGATAATTATTCGTTTTTTATTCTTTTAAAGTAGCACTGCTCAACTTTCCGTTTAATTAAAGTAAAGAAGATTACTATCATTAAATAAGCTTTAAAAAGGCTGATAATGAAATATTAAAGTTTGAGAATTTATGAAACTAAAAAAATTATCATTGAAAACTAAAATCATTGAAAAAATTAAAGAATAAGGAAATTTTAAAACTTGAAAAAACTAAATATTTTTTCATCTAAAACAAAAATTAAAATCATCGAAAAGCAAAAAAAGTAGCTGTGTAAAAATCTCTATTCTTTGAAAAATATTATAAAATAATCAACTCAAAGTTAACAACGGCTAAACTTAATGCGGGCTTCTGTCCTACTCCAAAGTTTTATGTATATTTACTAAGTCGCCAAATCTTGTTGATTTGGCTTAGTTTAACTAAAAAATACAAATCCAAACAAAAAGCTTCGGCTTAGTACGTAATCGAAAATCTTGTCGATTTTCAACCCCGCACAAAGCCTAGCCAAAACCGTTGTAACCAATTTGAAAAAAATCTCTTGTCTTTAATGAAATTTATTGAATATTTTAAGCTTACAAAAAGAACATCCAATAACTTAATGAATATCTCTCTTTTGATTTTTTCAAGTATTGTATTTATAATGTTTATAATTATTGAGTATGATAATTTGAACTTATCAGTTTTCTTAAAATTTCTAGCAATAAGTATTTTTTTCGGTTTGTTATTTAGCGTTTTTATACTTTCTATAGCTATTTTAGTATCATTTCAAAAAATAAAACCGATTATCAATCTTTATAATTCTACTTTGAAAGAGATACGAGAGAAATGCGGATTAATTATTTATGAAAAAGACCTGAATTTTAAATTCAATTATTTGGAATTTGAAATAATCGCTACAAAAAGAACTGAGTATCCTATAAAATTTGACTTAGTAAATAGTCAAATCTGGATAACGATTTATAATAATGTATCAAAAATTGAAAATTTCAACAAAAAAAGATTATCAATTCTAAAAAAATACAGAAAAGAAAAAATTGAATTAACTGGTTGGGGATTAAAAAAAGTAATATCTAAAAATGAATGGAAAAATATCACTGAAAGTGACTTTAAAAAAATAGTTAATCAGTTAAAATCAATCTCTGAAACAGAAAATTTGGAAATGTATGATTTTGAAAAAACTGGTTACAACACCGGCTAAACTTCATGCGGGCTCTGTGCTTACTTCAAAGTTTTGTGTATATTTACTAAGTCGCCAAATCTTGTTGATTTGGCTTTGTGAAATCAAAAGAAACAAATCCAAACAAAAAGCTTCGGCTTAGTACGTGTTCGAAAATCTTGTCGATTTTCAATCCCGCACAAAGCCTAGCCAAAACCGTTACAAACAAGGCAAAAAAATGTAAAATCCTGAAATAGGTTGACTAAAAATTCACCAATAATTAGTCACTTATGGAAAGTAATCAAAAACAACACTGTCGAAAAAAAACATACACTAAAGTAGGTTTTGAACTCAAATTATTCATCATTGACCAAATTCAAAATGGTCAAATTTCTACCAATTTTGCTGCTAAAAAATATAACGTTCCTAGATCTTCTATCGATTATTGGATTAAAAAATATAGTACTTTAGACCAAAAGAAAAAAGCAATGAGCAAACAGGACGAAATCAAAAAATTGAAAGAGAAAATTGAAGAGCTTGAATTCGTGAAAGATTTTCAACAAGACATCATAGCCGACATGGAAATCATCACTGGAACCGAGTTGTCAAAAAAGTCATTGCCCAAAACATTAGCAGACGAGATTCAGAAAAAGAAACAAAACCGTTTAAAAGAAAATGGTTAACTCAATGTTTTGGGATTAGTAAACAAGCTTTCTATAAACGCTTGAAAAATCATCAAAAACAACTACATAACGAACAGATTATCATCAAACTTGTAAAACAGTGTCGTAACAAAATTGGACTGTTTTTAGGAGCTAAAAAACTGTATCATGAACTCAAAAATAAGTTCAAAAACCTTGGAATTAAAATAGGAAGAGATAAGTTTTTCACACTTCTTAAAAATCATAAACTACTGATTAAAAGAAACAAAAACTATCATGTAACCACCAATTCAAAGCACATGTTTTACAAATACAAGAACTTAATTAAAGACAAAGTACCCACCAGAGCCGAACAAGTTTGGGTAACGGATATCACATACATTAAAACAGATAAAGGACATGCATACCTGGCACTCGTAACAGATGCTTATTCCAAACAAATTATGGGATATAAGATAGATAATAACATGAAGACTGAACTCTGCTTAGATGCGCTTAAAATGGCTATCAAGAATAGAAAATATCCTAATCAAAAATTAATTCATCACTCTGATAGAGGTTTACAATATTGTAATCCTACTTACACTAAGTTTGCTGAAGACAATGGAATCATTATGAGTATGACAGAACAATATGACCCTTACGAAAATGCAATTGCAGAAAGAATTAACAGAACTTTAAAATATGAATATGGTTTAAAACATGTCATAAAAAATCTTAAATTAGCAAAAACAATCACCAAAAAGGCGGTCGAAATATATAACAATCTTCGTCCACATTGTAGTCTTGATTTATGCACTCCGAAACAGGTGCACTTAAATCAAAATATAAACTACAAATCGTACCGAAGAAATAAAAACAAACTGGAATTGTTAACCCTTTAAATACACAAAAAAAGGTCAACCTATTTCAGGACGATACAGGAAAAACAAAAATGAGATAGATTTTAACGAGTTAATAAATAAAGATTTTATCCTGTTTAAATTTTTATGTCCAGTTTGTAAACATAATCACAAAATATACTTTTCTGAGTTTAATTTGAATTTTTTCAAGACAAATAAAAATTATAAATGGAAACATGAATATGGGTGTATTAATTTTGGAAACACATTTGTTTATAAAATTTCTCTTTATGAAAAGTCTGAAAAAATAATTATTGATTTAAATGAATATCTAACAATCTTAGATTTAGATAAAAACTTCAATATAGATAAAAATACTTTTTATTATAGTTTAGAAGAAGAAGATGTTGATAATGATTTTAATGAACTTTGTCTAGAATTAGAAACAATTGAAGAACTTATAAATGAAAGTTATTATACTAATTTTAATAAATCTATTTTAGAAGTTGAAAGCTTATTAAAAGAAAATTATTTTAGCGATAGTTATCTTCTTAAAAAAATGGTGTTCTCTAACTTAATTACAATTTTTGAAACATATTTATCTGATTTAATCATAAATGCTGTTGATAAAGAAAAAGAACTACGAATTAGAATATTAAAAGAGTATAACTTATTCGGAAATGAAAAAATTAAGATTAATGAAATTTTCGATACTATAGATAATCTAAAGTCTAAGATAATTTTGAAGCTAAATCAAATTAGCTTTCATAACCTAGAAATAGTAATTCCTTTATACAAAAAAACTTTAGGAATTGACTTTAGTAAACATCTTGACTTTATTCCTGAAGCAGTTAAAATTAGACATGATATAGTTCACCGAAATGGTAAAAATATTAAAGGAGAAAGTACTATAATAACTGATGAAATGATATCAAAACTTTCAAAAGAAGTAGTTAATTTAGCTGAAATCATAGAATCTGAAAATAAATTATTAATGATAAATTTATTATAATAAAACTTGGTACAACACCGGCTAAACTTCATGCGGGTTTTGTGCTAACTTCAAAGTTTTGTGTATATTTACTAGGTCGCCAAATCTTGTTGATTTGGCTTTGTGATAACCAAAGAAACAAAACCAAACAAAAAGCTTCGGCTTAGTCCGTGTTCGAAAATCTTGTCGATTTTCAAGCCCGCACAAAGCCTAGCCAAAACCGTTGTACACAAGCAATGAAAAAAACGAAATTTATATATACTCTAAGTATCTTCTTAATATTATTATTTAGTTGTAAGTCTGAAAAGAAAGTTAATGCTGAATCAAATAATATTTCAAAAACAGAAATTAAAAACATAAAAAAAAATAAGCCGAAAGTTTTCTCTATCAACGAAAGAACAATAACGCTAAATAACTATAGTTTAAGTGAATCCTTTAATGTTGAAAAATTAATCATTCAACTTGGGGAACCTGAAATAATTGAACAAAATTCAAATAATATTAGTGAAACTGGATATCCAGATTATTATATTAAAATATCGGAGAACCAAATTTATAGTAGCTATGGTGAAACTACTGAAGTATATTTGAAAAATGACATATTCTCTATCCTAGGTTTAAGAATAGGAAACAAACGAGAAAAAGTTGAGAAAAAATTTAATATTCAAACATTTAATTTTATGTATATTCAATTAGTTAATGATATTGAAGAATCTATTTTTATAAAATTTAATTCTGAAAATGAAATAATATCATTAAATTATTATCAAATGATATTATAAAAGCCAGTGTACAACACCGGCTAAACTTCATGCGGGTTTAGTTCTAACTTCAAAGTTTTGTGTATATTTACTAAGTCGCCAAATCTTGTTGATTTGGCTTTGTGAAATCAAAGAAACAAAACCAAACAAAAAGCTTCGGCTTAGTACGTGTTCGAAAATCTTGTCGATTTTCAACCCCGCACAAAGCCTAGCCAAAACCGTTGGGCACAATAAAAAAAATCACTAAAAAATAGAATATTTTAAGAATTGAATCTATCTTTGATAATATCAAATGATAGTATCAAAATGAAACCACCTTACGATATTACTCCTAAAATTTTAAAATTAATCACTTCTATATCTGAAAAAATAGGAGAAATAAATGCAACTTTTTTAGACAAACCCTCTCCTACTCTTAGAAAACAGAATAAAATTAAAACGATTCATTCTTCTTTAAAAATTGAAGGTAATACACTTACTGAAGAACAAATAACTTCATTACTTGAAAACAAACGAGTTATTGGCCCTAAAAAAGATGTTTTAGAAGTTTTAAATGCCATCAAAATATATGAGAATATTGAAAAATATAATCCTCTATCTGAAAAATCATTTTTAAAGGCTCACAGCGTTTTAATGAGTGAATTGATAGAAAACCCTGGAAAATACAGAAAACAAAGTGTAGGAATCGTAAAGGGCTCTAAAGTTGAACATCTTGCTCCTCCTCATAAAAATGTTCCTTTCTTAATGAAAGATTTATTTGAATATTTGAAAACAGACGAAATAGAACTAATAAAAAGCTGTGTATTTCATTACGAAATGGAGTTTATTCATCCTTTTTTAGACGGTAACGGAAGAATGGGAAGATTATGGCAAACATTAATTCTAATTGAAAAATATCCAGTTTTTGAATACATACCATTTGAAACATTAATAAGTAAAAATCAAGAAGAATATTATAAGGTACTAGCTTTATGTGACAAATCAGGAAAATCAACTTTCTTTATTGAGTACATGCTTTCAATAATTGACAATTCTTTAAATGAATTATTAAATTATAATAACAGAAATTTTAATACTGAACAAAGACTTGAATATTTTAAATCTTTAGAATTTGAAGAGTTTTCAAGAAAAGATTACATGGATACTTTTAAAGATATATCTTCTTCAACAGCTAGTAGAGATCTAAAAAAAGGAATTGAATTAGGAATTTTAATCAAAATTGGAGAATTAAATAAAACCCGATACAAAATTACTGTGCCCAACAACAGCTAAAAAACATAGCTTTTTTTGTGCTTTAACAAAGTGGTTTTATTA
Above is a genomic segment from Wenyingzhuangia fucanilytica containing:
- a CDS encoding helix-turn-helix domain-containing protein, which encodes MESNQKQHCRKKTYTKVGFELKLFIIDQIQNGQISTNFAAKKYNVPRSSIDYWIKKYSTLDQKKKAMSKQDEIKKLKEKIEELEFVKDFQQDIIADMEIITGTELSKKSLPKTLADEIQKKKQNRLKENG
- a CDS encoding IS3 family transposase produces the protein MSKQAFYKRLKNHQKQLHNEQIIIKLVKQCRNKIGLFLGAKKLYHELKNKFKNLGIKIGRDKFFTLLKNHKLLIKRNKNYHVTTNSKHMFYKYKNLIKDKVPTRAEQVWVTDITYIKTDKGHAYLALVTDAYSKQIMGYKIDNNMKTELCLDALKMAIKNRKYPNQKLIHHSDRGLQYCNPTYTKFAEDNGIIMSMTEQYDPYENAIAERINRTLKYEYGLKHVIKNLKLAKTITKKAVEIYNNLRPHCSLDLCTPKQVHLNQNINYKSYRRNKNKLELLTL
- a CDS encoding Fic family protein produces the protein MKPPYDITPKILKLITSISEKIGEINATFLDKPSPTLRKQNKIKTIHSSLKIEGNTLTEEQITSLLENKRVIGPKKDVLEVLNAIKIYENIEKYNPLSEKSFLKAHSVLMSELIENPGKYRKQSVGIVKGSKVEHLAPPHKNVPFLMKDLFEYLKTDEIELIKSCVFHYEMEFIHPFLDGNGRMGRLWQTLILIEKYPVFEYIPFETLISKNQEEYYKVLALCDKSGKSTFFIEYMLSIIDNSLNELLNYNNRNFNTEQRLEYFKSLEFEEFSRKDYMDTFKDISSSTASRDLKKGIELGILIKIGELNKTRYKITVPNNS